A genome region from Euphorbia lathyris chromosome 4, ddEupLath1.1, whole genome shotgun sequence includes the following:
- the LOC136227407 gene encoding glutathione S-transferase DHAR2-like, translating to MALEICVKAATGAPDVLGDCPFAHRVLLTLEEKKIPYKSHLINLTDKPQWFLDISPEGKVPVVKFDDKWVPDSDVIVGILEEKYPEPSLVTPPEFASAGSKVFPAFFKFVKSKDPNDGSEQALLEELKALDEHLKAHGPFIAGEKITAADLSLAPKLYHLEIALGHFKNWTIPESLTHVHNYMKSVFSRESFEKTKAAKEHVIAGWAPKVNP from the exons ATGGCTTTGGAGATCTGTGTCAAGGCTGCTACTGGTGCTCCTGATGTTCTTGGAGACT GTCCTTTCGCCCACAGAGTTCTATTAACTCTAGAAGAGAAGAAAATTCCCTATAAATCGCACCTCATCAATCTCACTGACAAGCCTCAATG GTTTTTGGATATTAGCCCTGAAGGGAAGGTGCCAGTGGTGAAATTTGATGACAAATGGGTGCCAGACTCTGATGTGATTGTTGggattttagaagaaaaatacCCTGAGCCGTCGCTCGTTACTCCTCCTGAATTTGCTTCTGC AGGATCAAAGGTATTCCCTGCCTTCTTCAAATTTGTGAAGAGCAAGGATCCAAATGACGGATCAGAACAGGCTCTGCTTGAGGAACTCAAGGCATTAGATGAGCATCTTAAGGCACAT GGTCCTTTCATTGCTGGGGAAAAGATCACTGCTGCTGATTTGAGCTTGGCACCAAAGTTGTATCATCTTGAGATTGCTCTTGGCCATTTTAAAAATTGGACAATCCCTGAAAGCTTGACCCATGTCCATAACTACATGAAG TCGGTGTTCTCTCGCGAATCGTTTGAGAAAACCAAGGCAGCAAAGGAACATGTGATTGCGGGTTGGGCGCCTAAAGTCAATCCATGA